In the Hordeum vulgare subsp. vulgare chromosome 7H, MorexV3_pseudomolecules_assembly, whole genome shotgun sequence genome, one interval contains:
- the LOC123407682 gene encoding GTP-binding nuclear protein Ran-3 isoform X1 codes for MALPNTQPVDCPNFKLVLVGDGGTGKTTFVKRHVTGEFEKKYEPTIGVEVRPLDFQTSHGKIRFSCWDTAGQEKFGGLRDGYYIHGQCAIIMFDVTSRLTYKNVPTWHRDICRVCENIPIVLCGNKVDVKNRQVKAKMVTFHRKKNLQYYEISAKSNYNFEKPFLYLARKLSGDMTLRFVEETALLPADVTIDLVAQQQIDAEIAAAAALPLPDDDDDNIMD; via the exons ATG GCTCTCCCCAACACCCAGCCCGTGGACTGCCCCAACTTCAAGCTCGTCCTCGTCGGCGACGGCGGCACCGGCAAGACGACGTTCGTGAAGAGGCACGTCACCGGGGAGTTCGAGAAGAAGTACGAAC CCACGATCGGCGTGGAGGTGCGGCCGCTGGACTTCCAGACGAGCCACGGCAAGATCAGGTTCAGCTGCTGGGACACGGCCGGACAGGAGAAGTTCGGTGGCCTCCGTGACGGATACTA CATCCATGGCCAGTGTGCAATCATCATGTTCGATGTCACCTCCCGGCTGACCTACAAGAATGTTCCCACCTGGCACAGAGACATCTGCAG ggTGTGCGAGAACATCCCGATCGTCCTGTGCGGCAACAAGGTGGACGTGAAGAACCGGCAGGTGAAGGCCAAGATGGTGACCTTCCACCGGAAGAAGAACCTCCAGTACTACGAGATCTCTGCCAAGAGCAATTACAACTTCGAGAAGCCTTTCCTCTACCTTGCCAGGAAGCTGTCAGG GGACATGACCCTCCGGTTCGTCGAGGAGACGGCCCTCCTTCCCGCCGACGTAACCATCGACCTCGTTGCTCAGCAACA GATTGACGCAGAGATAGCTGCTGCGGCGGCATTGCCCCTCccggatgacgatgatgacaacatcaTGGACTGA
- the LOC123407682 gene encoding GTP-binding nuclear protein Ran-3 isoform X2, giving the protein MALPNTQPVDCPNFKLVLVGDGGTGKTTFVKRHVTGEFEKKYEPTIGVEVRPLDFQTSHGKIRFSCWDTAGQEKFGGLRDGYYIHGQCAIIMFDVTSRLTYKNVPTWHRDICRVCENIPIVLCGNKVDVKNRQVKAKMVTFHRKKNLQYYEISAKSNYNFEKPFLYLARKLSGDMTLRFVEETALLPADVTIDLVAQQQWD; this is encoded by the exons ATG GCTCTCCCCAACACCCAGCCCGTGGACTGCCCCAACTTCAAGCTCGTCCTCGTCGGCGACGGCGGCACCGGCAAGACGACGTTCGTGAAGAGGCACGTCACCGGGGAGTTCGAGAAGAAGTACGAAC CCACGATCGGCGTGGAGGTGCGGCCGCTGGACTTCCAGACGAGCCACGGCAAGATCAGGTTCAGCTGCTGGGACACGGCCGGACAGGAGAAGTTCGGTGGCCTCCGTGACGGATACTA CATCCATGGCCAGTGTGCAATCATCATGTTCGATGTCACCTCCCGGCTGACCTACAAGAATGTTCCCACCTGGCACAGAGACATCTGCAG ggTGTGCGAGAACATCCCGATCGTCCTGTGCGGCAACAAGGTGGACGTGAAGAACCGGCAGGTGAAGGCCAAGATGGTGACCTTCCACCGGAAGAAGAACCTCCAGTACTACGAGATCTCTGCCAAGAGCAATTACAACTTCGAGAAGCCTTTCCTCTACCTTGCCAGGAAGCTGTCAGG GGACATGACCCTCCGGTTCGTCGAGGAGACGGCCCTCCTTCCCGCCGACGTAACCATCGACCTCGTTGCTCAGCAACAGTGG GATTGA